The genomic interval AGTATTTCAAAATTCTCTTCCGATTGACTTAACGAATGCAAAATATGCATATCTGAAATTTAAAGCTAAGTGGGATCTGGATGATCTAGTTGATTATGCACAAGTAAGAGTTTCGGAAAATGGCATCCATTTTCAATCCCTTTGTGGCAAATACACTAAATCAGGTTCACAGTTTCAAGAATTTGGCGAACCTGTTTATTGCGGTGAACAAAAAGAATGGGTTTCAGAATGGATAGATTTAAAAGATTATATAGGGAAGATCCTTTTACTTCAGGTGTTTCTATATACAGGATCAAACGAAGCTAAAAAAGATGGGTACTATTTTGATGATATGGAAGTCTTTACAGATCTCACAACCCAAACATTCAACGCAAATGATTTTAGTATGGGTGAGTTGTTTCCACTACCTGCACATGATAAATTTTCGTTGAAATTAAATACGAGTACAAACCTTGCCGAACTGAATTTTGAATTCATTTCCGCTTCCGGTAAAGAACATAAAATAGAATCAAAAATCCAGAAAGGACTGATAGAATTTGAAACTTCTGCCCTGGTTCCTGGTTTATATTTCTTATCCGTTAAACATAAAGATCAAAAGCCATCGCTTTACAAGGTCCTAATACAATAATATGAATACAGATTTTCTTCAAATACTCCAGCTTCAGGAATCTAACAAAGGAAGCTGGTGCGGAGCTATTTCATTTCCTTCCGCCCAAACCATCGAATCTATTTCACCCGTAAATGGTAAACGAATTGGTGCGGTAGGGATCTCTTCCCAATCGGATTATGAAGCGATTGTATCGAAAGCTCAAACGGCTTTTCAATTTTGGCGGAATGTGCCCGCTCCAAAACGAGGTGAAATTGTACGAGAAATCGGAGATGCATTAGTAAAACATAAAGAAGCTCTTGGCCAACTTGTTTCCTATGAAATGGGAAAAAGTCTTCAAGAAGGCTTAGGTGAAGTACAGGAAATGATTGATATATGCTATTTTGCTACTGGCTTGTCAAGACAGTTATTTGGATTGACAATGCATTCTGAAAGACCCAAGCACAGAATGTATGAGCAATGGCATCCTTTGGGAATTGTAGGGGTAATATCAGCATTTAATTTTCCGGTTGCTGTTTGGTCATGGAATGCGGCCTTAGCCTGGATATGTGGCAATGTGGTTATTTGGAAACCTTCTGAAAAAACACCAATTTGCAGTATTGCTTGCCAACATATTGCCCAATCTATCTTTACTAAACATGGACTGCCAGATGGCATTTCCTGTATTATTAATGGGGATTTTAAAATTGGAGAATGGTTGAGTAAAGACTCCAGAATTCCGCTACTCTCTGCAACCGGTTCTACCCGTATGGGAAGAGCAGTTGGTACTGAAGTAGCGAAACGCTTTGGTAAATCGATTCTTGAATTGGGAGGGAATAATGCTGTTATTGTATGCCCAAGTGCTGATTTAAATGTTGTCTTAACTTCCGTATTGTTTGGGGCTGTTGGCACTGCCGGTCAACGCTGTACAACAACCAGAAGACTTATTATACAGGAAAGCATATACGAAACACTCAAAACAAAACTGGCCAATGCTTATACTCAATTAAGAATTGGAAATCCTTTGGATCCACAAAACCATGTTGGTCCATTAATTGATCAACATGCAGTCAACTTATATCTTCAAGCACTAGAACAAATAAACGTACAGGGCGGTAAATTTTTAGTTGAAGGTGGGCTATTATTTGGAGTTGAATATGAAAGTGGATGTTATGTAAAACCTTGCATAGCAGAAGTAAAACATGATTTGAATATTGTGCATGAAGAAACCTTTGCTCCTATTTTATATTTAATGAAATATAGTAATCTTGAAGAAGCGATTGCGATTCAAAATGAAGTACCTCAGGGATTGTCATCATCTATAATGACCCGGGATCTTCTGGAAGCTGAATTTTTCTTATCGCATACTGGTTCTGATTGTGGCATTGCAAATGTAAATATTGGAACAAGTGGAGCGGAAATCGGTGGTGCGTTTGGCGGCGAAAAAGAAACGGGAGGTGGGCGCGAAAGTGGATCGGATGCCTGGAGAGCCTATATGCGCCGACAAACGAATACAATCAATTATGGTACTGAAGTTCCCCTTGCACAAGGGATTAAATTTGATTTAAATTCCTGAAAAAGTATTTGTAATACCTTTCGTAAATAGCATCATTGGGAATTACAAAATAAAACGCCAAAGATTTTGCATTGGATTTAAAATGGAGTTATAAAATTTTCAGCCAAATTCAAAATACAATGAATCGTAAACATTTGTTTATACATTTTTTTAACTAATAGCCAATTTATTTCTTCCAAATTCTCATCGTTCAAAATACGGCGTGGTGAACATTTTTCAAAACCTATACTTTTGAAGATTCGTTTCTAAAATGAACTAAAGTTGCATCCCAATAAAACCAAAAACCTAAAAAGAAAAAATGTGAATTGCAGCAAGGAGCATAGTAAAGCGCCTTATTTTGAAAAAGTCTTTTGGTTTTTTTTACCGACTGAAAAGTACAAAATATCCTTTGGAAATTATAGTATGATAGTCTACTAATAATTTAAAAACATAGTTTGATCAATTCATCAAAACATTTTTAAATTCCGCTTAAAGTGCCTTTGTAAATCAAATTTTCATTGCTTATAAATCTTTAGAATAGTCTATCTAAATTACAGCACAACCCATTTACCAGCTTTAAAAAATGAGCCAGATTTAAATTGCCAAATCAACGTTTCAGCAAGCTCAATTTGAAATTCAATTTCTATGGTATTTTTTCCAGCAGGAAGAAACGGCAATCTCTTCTTAAAGATAATTTCACCAATCATATTTCTAAAACAAATTTCAATATCTTCCAATGGTTCTTCAAAATTTGAAACAAAATATAATGGCATAGATTTCTTGCCAGGATTTGGATAAACCCATATCGGAATCTCCTTAATTTCAGCAATTGGATTGGAAGCTGTTGGCATTTGTTTATCAATTGGGAATCTATAAAAGCTCAATGCGCCAATTTGATTTTTATTCAATAAATAAGGTCCTTGATATACCGTGTTAAAATCATGGTAATTTACTTCTGGTAAATAGGTAATCGTATTTACTATTCCAGGTTTTTTTAATTCCAGTATGACTGCATTACCTTTTACTTGAATATTTTTAATTACTTTCCATTGATCCTCTAATGCAAAATAATCCTTCAGGGAAATGGTTGTTCCATTCAGAATACTATCTTTTGGAGGCAATAATGTTGCACTATCTTTTTGAAAAACCAAAGTAATTTCTGAATAATCTTGTTTGCTGAAATATGCCTGTTTTATATTCGGTGCATAAAAATCGGCTTGATCAATTCCATTATAAAATTCCTTTTGAACTAATGGGAATATATTTTTTGCCAGAGCAAGATATCCATCTAAAGTATAGTGGCAACCATCATGTCCGGGTAATCCCATCGTACTAATGACTTCAATATCAGTAAAATTTTTTGGCAAGCTTCGTTGAATTTCTCTTACTGCAGCATGATCACCAGCTCCACAACCCTGATGTATTTGAACTACAAATATTTTTTTTACATTCGGATAATCGATTTTCCAATCATCATATAATGTTTTAAAATTATCAAAATAAAAAGCACTTGCATTGCTTTCGCCTTGATACCAAAAGATTGCTTTTGCTGCTGACGCCAAGTTTGATTTTTGGGCGCGATATAAGAGACTACCATATATATTTACAGGCAAAGCAGGATTTATATCATCCCGCTGATGTTGTTGAATGGAGGTACCACCTACCCCACCATTTAAAATACAAACCGGAACTTTATATTCACTTATAATAGATTTTGCTAAATCCATACCCCAAGCACAAATATCGGGGCCACCTCCATAACCTGCAGCTGAAGCAATCGTCCATTGAGTATCTGCTTTGCTACTTGAATAATTTTTACCAAAAGTTCTGCAATACAAATTAGTATATGGATTTCCTCCAAAAATACTATTGGATTGACCAGTAATAATGTAAACATCCCCTGCAACTAAATGATCTCTTCTTGCTATTAATGTATCTTCTGTTGAATTCTTTAGTTTGACTTCTATTGCATAATTTGCTAATTCTGATTTTATTTTCGCAGTAAACAAAAATGGTGCTTTTTGATTCAGATCATACACCAATGCATTTGTAATTTCTGAAATGAGTGCTTGCTCTCTATACACTAAAAGTTGAATAGAATCATATACTGGATTATCAATATTACCACGAATCTCAAAATGTGCTTCTCCATTTGAATCCCTTGGAAAAAAATGAAAATTACCGGGTATATTTGTAAACCTTGTATCCTGTGGAGGTGGATCCTTAATTTTATACTTTAATTTTAAATCTGCTTCTATTTTTTTGCGCTCGGCTATATCCAAATATCGATCGTACAATTGAATTTCTGAAATATCCCCATTAAAATAATAACCTCCCTGGTAAGCAGAAATAAATATTGTATTGTCGAGATTTTTTGGACAAAAGGATGAATCTTCAAATAAACCATTTAGAATGAGGCTTCCTTTTTGAGTTGTATTATTGTATTGTGCTATTATAATTGTGGATTCATATCCGGGATCAAAACTTGCACTAACCTGATTATTAAAATCTCCATTATGCAAAATTTTTGGAGACGTCGCACCTGCCATCCAAAGGGTATGAGAATTCCCTCCTAAAATATTATTTGACGGACCATTTGCTTTACAAACAACAATAATTGTATAATCCTTATCAACCGGAAATATGGAAGGCATATTCATAAAAGTGGACGCCCCATTAAACCTTACGGCCGGTCTGCCTCCAATACTTTGTGCGATATACTCAGCTTGATTTGCAGCTGTATTCTGAGTAGCTTTCACATTTCTTTGTGGATCTAGCCATTCTTTGACTTTTCCATTTGAATTGGTGACACCCAATGACGCATCCAAATGAAAGAGTGGAGCAGGAGATTGGGCAAAAGCAAAAACAGTGGACAAAATATACAGAATGATAAATTTAAAATCAGGAAATCTAGGCATCCGAAAAACTTGAATTATGACCAAATATAGTTGAATCTTAATTGTCGGCTATATTAATTTAAATCAAGATTGAAATTTTAATAAAAGCGGTTCCTAATATTCAAAAAATCGGAATAAGTTAAAATGTAAAATCGGAACTTTGGACCTACTATTTAATACCATTCAACCAACAATTCTAACAACTCAATGGTTAATTCATTGGGATCATTGGATTTTACTTTTAAAATACATTTAGAGATCGAACTTTGCAGGGTAATTAT from Saprospiraceae bacterium carries:
- a CDS encoding aldehyde dehydrogenase family protein, whose translation is MNTDFLQILQLQESNKGSWCGAISFPSAQTIESISPVNGKRIGAVGISSQSDYEAIVSKAQTAFQFWRNVPAPKRGEIVREIGDALVKHKEALGQLVSYEMGKSLQEGLGEVQEMIDICYFATGLSRQLFGLTMHSERPKHRMYEQWHPLGIVGVISAFNFPVAVWSWNAALAWICGNVVIWKPSEKTPICSIACQHIAQSIFTKHGLPDGISCIINGDFKIGEWLSKDSRIPLLSATGSTRMGRAVGTEVAKRFGKSILELGGNNAVIVCPSADLNVVLTSVLFGAVGTAGQRCTTTRRLIIQESIYETLKTKLANAYTQLRIGNPLDPQNHVGPLIDQHAVNLYLQALEQINVQGGKFLVEGGLLFGVEYESGCYVKPCIAEVKHDLNIVHEETFAPILYLMKYSNLEEAIAIQNEVPQGLSSSIMTRDLLEAEFFLSHTGSDCGIANVNIGTSGAEIGGAFGGEKETGGGRESGSDAWRAYMRRQTNTINYGTEVPLAQGIKFDLNS